One stretch of Brachyhypopomus gauderio isolate BG-103 unplaced genomic scaffold, BGAUD_0.2 sc57, whole genome shotgun sequence DNA includes these proteins:
- the waplb gene encoding wings apart-like protein homolog isoform X1: MTSRFGKTYSRKGGDGTSKFDEVLSNKRATLSTKWGETTYKAQLGSKRPGLKADLADRTKRPKLAADDGSEDPFGFDSDEESKPVSSRNATQSKASSAKPASSQAPRVSLTLEPNSRVIQPASVEAVAPSRAPPTLSSNTSAHRVPEDPGRFFTTSTADKTHHWSSDDSDRHSYSWYKNASESDRRPLAQTTTLKSEKSEDKDSFDAWGAVVGLGGLGVRSTSPLPASRDPPSSTWTSRGYGGGSSVRNKPPAETGLEDVGQGDSDVPAEPSELEDHSQSLLRASNCRTYCRPYRGKQAGLADASGSAVGAAGFPKGCAESKAAGRGRTRDYTVLHPSSVSACNVTNQGSMERAADDYTPAAPPPDPGDTARLKKKAEDEVKPVRARPAQSKSKKDNKLELFGFDDGESFSEDGDSAPSGRSSYKIKYFGFDDLSESDSEGEEDQAGGGAGRRRPKRKGVASAASAEVSVETEADCPWPRASQESSTGQRLCLGQGRPAASELNSVTVSEVVRKPPVKPQDKGKEAGRKIFSGPKRSPTKAVYNARHWNHPETEELPGPPPSLSKTTPAGSSGGCKVVQPPKDEGVFKTPPVPPKVIKSVTIPTEPYQDVVTALKCRKEHKELYTVVQHVKHFNDVVEFGENQEFTDDFEYLATGLKCGQPLNTRCLSVISLASRCALPSFRMHLRARGKVAQVFKTLNDAPQHTNLALCTASLMYILSRDRLNMDLDRASLELMIRLLEMEQDKTAAVHLTAKEMSKVKEKIRKLCETVHNKHLDLENITTGHLAMETLLSLTSKRAGDWFKEELRLLGGLDHIVDKVKECVENLSREDDKENLVASLWGAERCLRVLESVTVHNPENQAYLIAYKDSQLIMSSAKALYHCKEMVQRYSREVSRSSPRPPPVYTSTSGGGDVGGGGVGKAVEDCMRAVIGVLLNLTHDNEWGSTKAGEQEDLIITALNCVLRVPQFLRQEQRFDIRVLGLGLLINLVEYSARNRHCLVEMEMGGEVWDSICVSGKEEMNPEGSVSAIAALVKLFLQREHAAMLAEAETDDFINDVPKAPLDQSGEWQETSGEIQWVATENNPSDDKKEKEKEEEEEELDLNKALQHAGKHMEDSIVASYTALLLGCLCQGSPMNVSTVRENLPKGDFSIMTEMLKKFLNFMNLTCDVGTAGQKSISRVIDYLEQC; encoded by the exons ATGACATCAAGATTCGGAAAAACCTACAGCCGAAAGGGGGGAGATGGGACCTCCAAATTCGATGAGGTCCTGTCAAACAAAAGGGCCACACTTAGCACCAAATGGGGTGAGACTACTTACAAAGCCCAGCTGGGTTCCAAAAGGCCTGGCCTGAAGGCCGACCTCGCAGACCGGACCAAGAGGCCAAAGCTCGCCGCAGATGATGGCTCTGAAGACCCCTTTGGCTTTGATAGCGACGAGGAGTCCAAGCCGGTCTCCTCCCGCAATGCCACCCAGTCTAAGGCGTCCTCCGCCAAGCCGGCCTCCTCACAAGCTCCCAGGGTGAGCCTAACTCTGGAGCCCAACAGCAGGGTCATCCAGCCAGCCAGCGTGGAGGCTGTGGCCCCCAGCCGGGCTCCTCCCACCCTCAGCAGTAACACCAGTGCCCATCGCGTGCCCGAAGACCCGGGAAGGTTTTTCACCACCTCCACAGCAG ATAAGACTCATCACTGGTCCAGTGATGATTCAGATCGCCACAGCTATTCTTGGTACAAAAACGCATCGGAGAGCGACCGCAGGCCTCTGGCCCAGACCACCACTCTGAAGTCAGAGAAATCTGAGGACAAGGACTCGTTTGATGCCTGGGGAGCGGTGGTGGGCCTGGGGGGACTCGGGGTTCGCTCCACCTCGCCCCTCCCCGCCTCCAGAGACCCCCCGTCCAGTACATGGACCTCCAGAGGATACGGTGGCGGCAGTAGCGTCCGGAACAAGCCTCCTGCCGAGACCGGCCTCGAGGACGTGGGTCAGGGAGACTCCGATGTCCCCGCCGAGCCCTCGGAGTTGGAAGATCACTCGCAGTCCCTCCTCCGGGCGTCCAACTGCAGGACGTACTGCAGACCTTACCGAGGCAAGCAGGCCGGCTTGGCGGACGCCTCTGGAAGTGCTGTCGGCGCGGCCGGCTTCCCGAAGGGCTGCGCGGAAAGCAAGGCGGCCGGCCGAGGCAGGACGCGGGACTACACGGTCCTGCACCCGTCCAGCGTTTCGGCCTGCAACGTTACCAACCAGGGCTCCATGGAGCGCGCCGCGGACGACTACACGCCTGCCGCTCCTCCGCCAGACCCCGGGGACACCGCACGGCTGAAGAAGAAAGCCGAGGATGAGGTCAAACCTGTCAG GGCCAGGCCTGCTCAGAGCAAGTCCAAGAAGGACAACAAACTGGAGCTGTTCGGCTTCGACGACGGCGAGTCCTTCTCCGAGGACGGAGACTCCGCCCCCTCAGGTCGCTCCAGCTACAAGATCAAATACTTCGGCTTCGACGATCTGAGCGAAAGTGACagcgagggggaggaggacCAGGCGGGAGGCGGGGCCGGGAGGCGGAGGCCCAAGCGGAAGGGCGTGGCATCAGCAGCATCGGCGGAGGTCTCCGTGGAGACCGAGGCAGACTGCCCTTGGCCAAGAGCGTCTCAGGAAAGCAGCACAGGTCAGAGACTCTGCCTCGGGCAAG GTCGCCCGGCGGCGTCTGAGCTCAACTCTGTCACTGTGTCGGAGGTGGTGAGGAAGCCTCCGGTCAAACCTCAGGACAAAGGCAAGGAGGCGGGCAGGAAGATCTTCAGCGGACCCAAACGC TCTCCTACTAAAGCTGTGTATAATGCAAGACACTGGAACCACCCTGAGACTGAAGAGCTTCCgggccctcctccctccctgtctaAGACCACCCCG GCTGGTTCGTCTGGGGGATGCAAGGTGGTGCAGCCTCCCAAGGATGAGGGTGTGTTCAAGACTCCGCCGGTCCCCCCCAAGGTCATTAAGTCAGTGACCATTCCCACAGAGCCTTACCAGGACGTGGTCACGGCGCTCAAGTGTCGTAAGGAACACAAGGAG CTCTATACGGTGGTCCAGCATGTGAAACACTTCAACGACGTGGTGGAGTTTGGCGAGAATCAGGAGTTCACCGACGACTTTGAGTACCTGGCCACAGGCCTAAAGTGTGGACAGCCTCTAAATACACGCTGCCTTAG TGTCATTAGCCTGGCCTCGCGCTGCGCCCTGCCCAGTTTCAGGATGCACTTACGGGCCAGAGGGAAAGTGGCTCAGGTCTTTAAAACCCTCAACGATGCCCCACAGCACACT AATCTAGCTCTGTGCACCGCCTCCCTCATGTACATCCTGAGCCGGGACCGTCTGAACATGGACCTGGACCGGGCCAGCCTGGAGCTGATGATCCGCCTGCTGGAGATGGAGCAGGACAAGACGGCTGCCGTCCACCTGACAGCCAAGGAGATGAGCAAGGTGAAGGAGAAGATCCGAAAGCTCTGCGAGACGGTCCACAACAAGCACCTGGACCTGGAGAACATTACG ACCGGCCATCTCGCCATGGAGACGCTGTTATCGCTGACCTCCAAGAGGGCGGGGGACTGGTTCAAAGAGGAGCTGCGCTTACTGGGAGGCCTCGACCACATTGTcgacaaag TGAAAGAATGTGTGGAGAATCTGAGTCGTGAGGATGATAAGGAGAACCTGGTGGCTTCTCTGTGGGGAGCTGAGCGCTGTCTACGTGTTCTGGAGAGC gTCACAGTTCACAACCCTGAAAACCAGGCCTACCTGATTGCCTACAAGGATTCTCAGCTCATCATGTCTTCAGCAAA ggctcTCTACCACTGTAAGGAGATGGTTCAGCGGTATAGCAGGGAGGTGAGCAGGTCCTCCCCCAGGCCACCGCCGGTCTACACCTCCACgagtggtggaggagatgttggaggaggaggtgtgggcaAAGCAGTGGAGGACTGCATGCGAGCCGTCATCGGTGTCCTGCTTAACCTGACTCACGACAACG aatgggGCAGCACTAAGGCGGGAGAACAGGAGGATCTGATCATCACTGCACTGAACTGTGTGCTGAGGGTCCCACAGTTTCTGCGTCAGGAGCAGCGTTTCGATATCAGAGTCCTG ggtctgGGTCTACTGATTAACCTGGTGGAGTACAGTGCGAGGAACCGCCACTGTCTTGTGGAGATGGAGATGGGCGGTGAGGTGTGGGACTCCATCTGTGTCTCTGGCAAGGAGGAGATGAACCCAGAGGGCTCTGTTAGCGCCATCGCTGCCCTGGTGAAG CTGTTCCTGCAGCGGGAGCATGCGGCCATGTTGGCAGAGGCGGAGACTGATGACTTCATCAACGACGTGCCGAAGGCACCACTAGACCAGAGTGGCGAGTGGCAGGAGACGTCAGGAGAGATCCAGTGGGTGGCGACAGAGAACAACCCCTCTGACGacaagaaggagaaggagaaggaggaggaagaggaggagctggacctcAACAAAG CTCTCCAGCACGCAGGCAAGCACATGGAGGACAGCATCGTGGCCTCGTACACGGCCCTTCTGTTGGGCTGTCTGTGTCAGGGGAGCCCT
- the waplb gene encoding wings apart-like protein homolog isoform X2 codes for MTSRFGKTYSRKGGDGTSKFDEVLSNKRATLSTKWGETTYKAQLGSKRPGLKADLADRTKRPKLAADDGSEDPFGFDSDEESKPVSSRNATQSKASSAKPASSQAPRVSLTLEPNSRVIQPASVEAVAPSRAPPTLSSNTSAHRVPEDPGRFFTTSTADKTHHWSSDDSDRHSYSWYKNASESDRRPLAQTTTLKSEKSEDKDSFDAWGAVVGLGGLGVRSTSPLPASRDPPSSTWTSRGYGGGSSVRNKPPAETGLEDVGQGDSDVPAEPSELEDHSQSLLRASNCRTYCRPYRGKQAGLADASGSAVGAAGFPKGCAESKAAGRGRTRDYTVLHPSSVSACNVTNQGSMERAADDYTPAAPPPDPGDTARLKKKAEDEVKPVRARPAQSKSKKDNKLELFGFDDGESFSEDGDSAPSGRSSYKIKYFGFDDLSESDSEGEEDQAGGGAGRRRPKRKGVASAASAEVSVETEADCPWPRASQESSTGRPAASELNSVTVSEVVRKPPVKPQDKGKEAGRKIFSGPKRSPTKAVYNARHWNHPETEELPGPPPSLSKTTPAGSSGGCKVVQPPKDEGVFKTPPVPPKVIKSVTIPTEPYQDVVTALKCRKEHKELYTVVQHVKHFNDVVEFGENQEFTDDFEYLATGLKCGQPLNTRCLSVISLASRCALPSFRMHLRARGKVAQVFKTLNDAPQHTNLALCTASLMYILSRDRLNMDLDRASLELMIRLLEMEQDKTAAVHLTAKEMSKVKEKIRKLCETVHNKHLDLENITTGHLAMETLLSLTSKRAGDWFKEELRLLGGLDHIVDKVKECVENLSREDDKENLVASLWGAERCLRVLESVTVHNPENQAYLIAYKDSQLIMSSAKALYHCKEMVQRYSREVSRSSPRPPPVYTSTSGGGDVGGGGVGKAVEDCMRAVIGVLLNLTHDNEWGSTKAGEQEDLIITALNCVLRVPQFLRQEQRFDIRVLGLGLLINLVEYSARNRHCLVEMEMGGEVWDSICVSGKEEMNPEGSVSAIAALVKLFLQREHAAMLAEAETDDFINDVPKAPLDQSGEWQETSGEIQWVATENNPSDDKKEKEKEEEEEELDLNKALQHAGKHMEDSIVASYTALLLGCLCQGSPMNVSTVRENLPKGDFSIMTEMLKKFLNFMNLTCDVGTAGQKSISRVIDYLEQC; via the exons ATGACATCAAGATTCGGAAAAACCTACAGCCGAAAGGGGGGAGATGGGACCTCCAAATTCGATGAGGTCCTGTCAAACAAAAGGGCCACACTTAGCACCAAATGGGGTGAGACTACTTACAAAGCCCAGCTGGGTTCCAAAAGGCCTGGCCTGAAGGCCGACCTCGCAGACCGGACCAAGAGGCCAAAGCTCGCCGCAGATGATGGCTCTGAAGACCCCTTTGGCTTTGATAGCGACGAGGAGTCCAAGCCGGTCTCCTCCCGCAATGCCACCCAGTCTAAGGCGTCCTCCGCCAAGCCGGCCTCCTCACAAGCTCCCAGGGTGAGCCTAACTCTGGAGCCCAACAGCAGGGTCATCCAGCCAGCCAGCGTGGAGGCTGTGGCCCCCAGCCGGGCTCCTCCCACCCTCAGCAGTAACACCAGTGCCCATCGCGTGCCCGAAGACCCGGGAAGGTTTTTCACCACCTCCACAGCAG ATAAGACTCATCACTGGTCCAGTGATGATTCAGATCGCCACAGCTATTCTTGGTACAAAAACGCATCGGAGAGCGACCGCAGGCCTCTGGCCCAGACCACCACTCTGAAGTCAGAGAAATCTGAGGACAAGGACTCGTTTGATGCCTGGGGAGCGGTGGTGGGCCTGGGGGGACTCGGGGTTCGCTCCACCTCGCCCCTCCCCGCCTCCAGAGACCCCCCGTCCAGTACATGGACCTCCAGAGGATACGGTGGCGGCAGTAGCGTCCGGAACAAGCCTCCTGCCGAGACCGGCCTCGAGGACGTGGGTCAGGGAGACTCCGATGTCCCCGCCGAGCCCTCGGAGTTGGAAGATCACTCGCAGTCCCTCCTCCGGGCGTCCAACTGCAGGACGTACTGCAGACCTTACCGAGGCAAGCAGGCCGGCTTGGCGGACGCCTCTGGAAGTGCTGTCGGCGCGGCCGGCTTCCCGAAGGGCTGCGCGGAAAGCAAGGCGGCCGGCCGAGGCAGGACGCGGGACTACACGGTCCTGCACCCGTCCAGCGTTTCGGCCTGCAACGTTACCAACCAGGGCTCCATGGAGCGCGCCGCGGACGACTACACGCCTGCCGCTCCTCCGCCAGACCCCGGGGACACCGCACGGCTGAAGAAGAAAGCCGAGGATGAGGTCAAACCTGTCAG GGCCAGGCCTGCTCAGAGCAAGTCCAAGAAGGACAACAAACTGGAGCTGTTCGGCTTCGACGACGGCGAGTCCTTCTCCGAGGACGGAGACTCCGCCCCCTCAGGTCGCTCCAGCTACAAGATCAAATACTTCGGCTTCGACGATCTGAGCGAAAGTGACagcgagggggaggaggacCAGGCGGGAGGCGGGGCCGGGAGGCGGAGGCCCAAGCGGAAGGGCGTGGCATCAGCAGCATCGGCGGAGGTCTCCGTGGAGACCGAGGCAGACTGCCCTTGGCCAAGAGCGTCTCAGGAAAGCAGCACAG GTCGCCCGGCGGCGTCTGAGCTCAACTCTGTCACTGTGTCGGAGGTGGTGAGGAAGCCTCCGGTCAAACCTCAGGACAAAGGCAAGGAGGCGGGCAGGAAGATCTTCAGCGGACCCAAACGC TCTCCTACTAAAGCTGTGTATAATGCAAGACACTGGAACCACCCTGAGACTGAAGAGCTTCCgggccctcctccctccctgtctaAGACCACCCCG GCTGGTTCGTCTGGGGGATGCAAGGTGGTGCAGCCTCCCAAGGATGAGGGTGTGTTCAAGACTCCGCCGGTCCCCCCCAAGGTCATTAAGTCAGTGACCATTCCCACAGAGCCTTACCAGGACGTGGTCACGGCGCTCAAGTGTCGTAAGGAACACAAGGAG CTCTATACGGTGGTCCAGCATGTGAAACACTTCAACGACGTGGTGGAGTTTGGCGAGAATCAGGAGTTCACCGACGACTTTGAGTACCTGGCCACAGGCCTAAAGTGTGGACAGCCTCTAAATACACGCTGCCTTAG TGTCATTAGCCTGGCCTCGCGCTGCGCCCTGCCCAGTTTCAGGATGCACTTACGGGCCAGAGGGAAAGTGGCTCAGGTCTTTAAAACCCTCAACGATGCCCCACAGCACACT AATCTAGCTCTGTGCACCGCCTCCCTCATGTACATCCTGAGCCGGGACCGTCTGAACATGGACCTGGACCGGGCCAGCCTGGAGCTGATGATCCGCCTGCTGGAGATGGAGCAGGACAAGACGGCTGCCGTCCACCTGACAGCCAAGGAGATGAGCAAGGTGAAGGAGAAGATCCGAAAGCTCTGCGAGACGGTCCACAACAAGCACCTGGACCTGGAGAACATTACG ACCGGCCATCTCGCCATGGAGACGCTGTTATCGCTGACCTCCAAGAGGGCGGGGGACTGGTTCAAAGAGGAGCTGCGCTTACTGGGAGGCCTCGACCACATTGTcgacaaag TGAAAGAATGTGTGGAGAATCTGAGTCGTGAGGATGATAAGGAGAACCTGGTGGCTTCTCTGTGGGGAGCTGAGCGCTGTCTACGTGTTCTGGAGAGC gTCACAGTTCACAACCCTGAAAACCAGGCCTACCTGATTGCCTACAAGGATTCTCAGCTCATCATGTCTTCAGCAAA ggctcTCTACCACTGTAAGGAGATGGTTCAGCGGTATAGCAGGGAGGTGAGCAGGTCCTCCCCCAGGCCACCGCCGGTCTACACCTCCACgagtggtggaggagatgttggaggaggaggtgtgggcaAAGCAGTGGAGGACTGCATGCGAGCCGTCATCGGTGTCCTGCTTAACCTGACTCACGACAACG aatgggGCAGCACTAAGGCGGGAGAACAGGAGGATCTGATCATCACTGCACTGAACTGTGTGCTGAGGGTCCCACAGTTTCTGCGTCAGGAGCAGCGTTTCGATATCAGAGTCCTG ggtctgGGTCTACTGATTAACCTGGTGGAGTACAGTGCGAGGAACCGCCACTGTCTTGTGGAGATGGAGATGGGCGGTGAGGTGTGGGACTCCATCTGTGTCTCTGGCAAGGAGGAGATGAACCCAGAGGGCTCTGTTAGCGCCATCGCTGCCCTGGTGAAG CTGTTCCTGCAGCGGGAGCATGCGGCCATGTTGGCAGAGGCGGAGACTGATGACTTCATCAACGACGTGCCGAAGGCACCACTAGACCAGAGTGGCGAGTGGCAGGAGACGTCAGGAGAGATCCAGTGGGTGGCGACAGAGAACAACCCCTCTGACGacaagaaggagaaggagaaggaggaggaagaggaggagctggacctcAACAAAG CTCTCCAGCACGCAGGCAAGCACATGGAGGACAGCATCGTGGCCTCGTACACGGCCCTTCTGTTGGGCTGTCTGTGTCAGGGGAGCCCT